CGATCGCGACCAGCGTGATCGCCGAGCCCAGCGCTGCGCTAGCGACGATGAAGACCACGTCACCGACGATCTGCTCCTGCGATTGCTCCCAGTAGTGCTGGCGGTCCTCGTCGTACCAGACGCCGATGTAGATCAACACCGGCGACATGAGCGTGATGACCGTGATCGACTGGTACGCCCTCGGCAGTCCGGCCGGATAGAGAACGAGTTGATTGATCAGCTGTGCGATAAGTGACATCGCAAACAGCCCAGCCAGCAGCCAGCCCCACCGTGGTAACCGTTCCTTGTCCATGTAGGAGGGCGGTCACCACTGGAAAATAATCCTGCCGCTTTCCCGACTACTCCGCGCAGCAGGCGTCTTTCTTCGGCGACTCCTCGACGCCGCTGCCGTCGGCCGCGACGGGTTCCTCGAGTCGGTAGAGGCTCTGGCGAGCGTCTGCAAAGTAGATATCCTCGTCGACGATGCCGATCTCCTCGAGCCGTTCGAGCGCGTAGCGAACGGTTCGAGCCGAGAGCATCGACTCCTCGACGATCTGTTTTTGAGTTAGCGGGCCGTCATATTCGAGGACCTTGAAAACGAG
This DNA window, taken from Natronococcus sp. CG52, encodes the following:
- a CDS encoding MarR family transcriptional regulator → MDATDGENIEDLPPSAKLVFKVLEYDGPLTQKQIVEESMLSARTVRYALERLEEIGIVDEDIYFADARQSLYRLEEPVAADGSGVEESPKKDACCAE